The Nitrososphaerota archaeon genome has a segment encoding these proteins:
- a CDS encoding class I SAM-dependent methyltransferase, with the protein MNCRSCGSNNVNHFLSLGRQPLANDFLKPDRVEKEPYYPLDLVFCTNCTLVQLSEESFVPRDILFTHYLYTSSVSGGLRVHFEQLAKKLAETIQKNAVVVDIGSNDGVLLKPLKTLGLRSVGVEPAVNLAKIANENGLETLNDFFSKRSASTIVSRYGHADVIVASNVFAHLDGIHEFISNVRTLLKDDGFFVIEIQYLADTINDMTYDNVYHEHVFYYSLHSLIRLFEKHNMRVFKAEHVKTHGGSLRVYICKDDRDIDRSVEQFITREKQMRLDKFETYRSFADELMKRIRELRNLFSELKEEHKFVAGYGAPAKSSTMINSVKLDATLIQYIVEDAPLKQGLFTPGSHIPIVSPVALEQKTPDYIVIFAWNYADDIMKKLDKFKRKGTKFIVPMPKVQIIK; encoded by the coding sequence ATGAATTGCAGATCATGTGGGAGCAATAACGTTAACCACTTCTTATCGCTCGGCAGGCAGCCTCTGGCGAACGACTTTCTGAAGCCTGACAGGGTTGAAAAGGAGCCATATTACCCGCTCGACCTAGTCTTTTGTACCAACTGCACTCTTGTTCAGCTTTCTGAGGAAAGTTTCGTACCCAGAGATATTTTGTTTACACACTATCTTTACACATCATCGGTATCTGGAGGCTTGAGAGTTCATTTTGAGCAGCTTGCAAAGAAACTTGCGGAAACCATACAAAAAAATGCAGTCGTAGTAGACATAGGTTCAAACGATGGAGTTCTCCTCAAACCTTTGAAAACTCTTGGACTACGATCGGTTGGAGTTGAACCTGCTGTTAACCTTGCCAAGATAGCAAATGAAAATGGCCTAGAGACCTTGAATGACTTTTTCAGCAAAAGATCTGCTTCGACGATAGTTTCTCGCTACGGCCATGCTGACGTAATAGTGGCATCAAATGTCTTTGCACATCTTGACGGGATACATGAATTCATCAGTAATGTAAGGACATTATTGAAAGACGATGGTTTCTTTGTCATTGAGATACAATACCTAGCCGATACCATCAATGATATGACATACGACAACGTATACCACGAACATGTATTCTATTATTCTCTGCATTCTCTTATCCGCCTTTTCGAGAAACATAATATGCGAGTATTCAAGGCTGAGCACGTAAAGACACATGGAGGCTCCCTTAGAGTGTACATATGCAAAGATGACAGGGACATTGACAGGAGTGTTGAACAGTTCATAACACGTGAAAAGCAAATGCGGTTGGATAAGTTTGAAACTTACAGATCGTTTGCCGACGAACTGATGAAGAGAATTAGAGAGTTAAGAAACCTCTTCAGTGAGCTTAAAGAGGAACATAAATTTGTGGCAGGGTATGGAGCACCTGCAAAATCCAGTACGATGATAAACTCCGTGAAACTTGATGCTACCTTGATACAATACATTGTCGAAGACGCTCCTCTAAAGCAAGGACTATTCACTCCTGGTAGCCATATACCAATCGTCAGTCCTGTAGCGCTGGAGCAGAAGACTCCAGATTACATAGTGATATTTGCTTGGAATTATGCGGACGACATAATGAAAAAGCTGGATAAGTTCAAGCGGAAGGGCACTAAATTCATAGTTCCGATGCCTAAAGTGCAAATCATAAAATAG
- a CDS encoding SDR family oxidoreductase has protein sequence MKLKGAKVVLTGVSGGVGLALLRLLVSEGALVVGCSRHKGELTDADIKKFRFNQLDVSVPEQATRLINSATKTLGGIDVLINNASVIHELKNTEDISHEEILHCFSNNVFATFNTLRNALPIMKAKNSGLVINVSSRCGRRAVPKLAGYCSTKFAIRGITEAVAKEAEGTGVRSISISPAGINTKMRVGLFGREDAEKQQSPERVAEVLCSIIRGGIQVPNGADIVLFKDKEPIVKVPES, from the coding sequence ATGAAATTGAAAGGGGCAAAGGTGGTATTAACAGGAGTTTCAGGTGGAGTCGGTCTTGCCCTTCTAAGGCTTTTAGTTTCCGAAGGAGCACTTGTAGTTGGTTGTTCAAGGCATAAAGGAGAGCTTACTGATGCAGATATCAAGAAATTCCGTTTCAATCAACTAGATGTTAGCGTGCCAGAACAGGCTACACGCCTGATAAATTCTGCAACCAAAACGCTTGGAGGGATAGACGTTTTGATCAACAACGCAAGCGTTATTCACGAGTTAAAAAACACCGAAGATATTTCTCACGAAGAAATACTGCACTGCTTCAGCAACAACGTATTCGCAACTTTCAACACCTTGAGGAACGCTCTGCCCATAATGAAGGCTAAAAATAGCGGACTTGTCATCAATGTATCATCGCGGTGCGGGAGGAGAGCAGTGCCAAAGCTTGCTGGGTATTGCTCGACAAAGTTTGCCATCAGGGGGATAACGGAGGCTGTTGCCAAAGAAGCCGAAGGAACAGGTGTAAGGTCCATCTCTATATCTCCTGCTGGAATCAATACCAAGATGCGAGTAGGCCTGTTCGGGAGAGAAGATGCAGAGAAGCAGCAGAGCCCAGAACGCGTCGCAGAGGTACTTTGCTCGATTATTCGTGGAGGCATTCAGGTTCCTAATGGTGCTGACATCGTACTTTTCAAGGATAAAGAACCGATAGTCAAAGTGCCCGAGTCATGA
- a CDS encoding cupin domain-containing protein translates to MTIKVVTIKPSFTDDRGAITNMLEEPINSVVLITCKKGAIRANHYHKKDSHWSYMLKGKMEYYEKRKNETIEMAVVEEGQMVYSAPNVPHAMKFLEPSTFLALTTKKRSKGRYNDDTVKCQII, encoded by the coding sequence ATGACAATCAAGGTAGTCACGATCAAGCCATCCTTCACCGATGATAGAGGGGCAATAACGAACATGCTTGAAGAGCCAATAAATAGCGTAGTTCTGATAACCTGCAAAAAGGGGGCAATAAGGGCGAACCATTACCACAAAAAAGACTCGCACTGGTCGTATATGCTCAAGGGGAAGATGGAATACTATGAGAAACGAAAGAACGAGACGATAGAAATGGCAGTAGTCGAAGAGGGGCAAATGGTCTACAGCGCACCAAACGTCCCTCACGCAATGAAATTTCTGGAACCATCTACCTTTTTAGCTTTGACAACTAAAAAGCGCTCCAAGGGAAGATACAATGACGATACAGTAAAGTGCCAAATAATATGA
- a CDS encoding NAD-dependent epimerase/dehydratase family protein: MRHSGLLYLTSIAAILRDYTEVINADVIRLKRASCRASYMGHHFIVGGAGFVGSHVIERFLNDGSTITIADLIPLEAARNLSPYVPKIKYLWKSADDLQLADFDGIDSIIFLASQADVPLALSSPRYTFYRNLLGLVNVLEMLRSRPKTKLIYMSTKNVYGIVPPEKVPITEDEALKPSDPYGASKAAADLACQSYANAYGMPIVVLRSSGLFGPRSRLKQVVPIFIRQALSNNPITIEGDGSQITDLNYIGNLVDAISLAAEKNIKGVFNIAYGKDVSILELAKEILAITKSTSQITFTPWRPGEKGLRLALSIEKAKHQLGYSPRTSLREGLQKTVEWVKSA, translated from the coding sequence ATGCGACATTCTGGATTATTATACCTCACGTCTATAGCAGCTATACTTAGGGACTACACAGAAGTAATAAATGCAGATGTGATAAGGCTCAAAAGGGCGAGCTGTAGGGCATCATATATGGGACACCATTTTATCGTGGGAGGAGCAGGTTTCGTAGGCTCACATGTGATTGAACGATTTCTAAATGATGGCAGTACGATAACTATTGCAGATCTCATCCCGTTAGAAGCTGCAAGGAATCTATCTCCATATGTTCCAAAAATAAAGTACCTATGGAAGAGCGCTGATGATTTGCAGTTGGCGGACTTTGACGGTATAGATTCGATAATATTCTTGGCTTCGCAAGCAGATGTCCCGCTAGCACTTTCCTCTCCGCGCTATACCTTCTACAGGAACTTGCTCGGGCTTGTGAATGTCCTTGAAATGTTAAGATCAAGACCAAAGACTAAATTGATCTACATGAGCACTAAAAACGTGTATGGCATAGTTCCTCCAGAGAAAGTACCAATAACCGAAGACGAAGCACTGAAACCTTCAGATCCATATGGGGCTAGTAAGGCAGCAGCAGATTTAGCCTGCCAGAGCTATGCAAACGCTTACGGGATGCCTATAGTAGTGCTTAGAAGTAGCGGCTTATTTGGCCCAAGATCAAGGCTAAAACAGGTAGTTCCAATTTTCATCAGGCAGGCATTATCCAATAACCCAATCACCATCGAAGGTGACGGCAGTCAGATAACCGACCTGAATTACATTGGAAACCTTGTCGATGCGATATCATTGGCTGCTGAAAAGAACATCAAGGGAGTATTCAACATAGCATATGGCAAAGACGTCTCGATACTTGAACTAGCCAAGGAAATTCTGGCCATTACAAAGAGCACGTCGCAGATTACCTTCACACCTTGGCGACCGGGTGAAAAAGGCCTCCGCCTAGCACTATCAATAGAGAAGGCAAAGCATCAGTTGGGCTATTCACCAAGAACTTCCTTGCGTGAAGGTCTGCAGAAGACTGTCGAGTGGGTGAAGAGTGCATGA
- a CDS encoding cupin domain-containing protein, translating to MHLDKLLSKISVERNPSKERLKELGVSSWPIWTKEVSEFPWAYDEKETCYFLEGDVVVKPDNGSEIKIVKGDLVIFPEGMSCTWKIRKNVKKRYKFG from the coding sequence ATGCATCTGGATAAGTTGTTGAGCAAGATTAGCGTTGAACGTAATCCGTCAAAGGAACGCTTAAAGGAGCTCGGAGTTTCGAGCTGGCCTATCTGGACAAAGGAAGTTTCGGAATTTCCTTGGGCATATGACGAGAAGGAAACGTGTTATTTTCTTGAAGGTGATGTTGTAGTCAAACCTGATAACGGTTCGGAAATAAAAATAGTCAAGGGAGACCTTGTAATATTCCCAGAAGGCATGTCTTGCACATGGAAGATACGCAAGAACGTCAAGAAGCGCTACAAATTTGGCTGA
- a CDS encoding FAD-dependent thymidylate synthase: MDKELQSPEPLVKLRNHFKAPTKDAISAAKTCYSPSIISIEGLKESDIEEVGQTTYEGGHHTVYQHEMFEFEISNVSRAFTHDFLHTHPFYNTSQGSQRYVRLREPKATLPPFHNKNAESIFKKAILRSYEAYDEITNILIQYVTSQYRTKVSADKLAVKAEREIREKAMEAARYALSIAAHTHLVHTIDGVTLWRYFKMKNLTWEANIVVSKMIEEVKSVDPRFTMFAEKEGAYSIERSRETSFKGAKYGDDFVQEFDRSLQGKSSKLVGWSENAEETIADAVRQVLGLPRSEISDEDAIDLVLNPAKNPYLIDTVNLSIVSPLARVLNHAQYTFKKKISHTADSQDQRHRTIPGSRPLTFAVNTTKPDYITPEIIKRCTEAHNLYKEHMEELWEEKNRLLEEVPYEYASYVLPNGLAVRFSATGSLLHLWYKFTNRSCLRAEEEIWRVTMEEMEQINFVHRNLGKYLGPPCFVRKMAYNNREVSEDVGKVKYCNQGKLYCRQPVWTFYPKVTIENILRV; encoded by the coding sequence ATGGACAAAGAGCTACAATCACCAGAGCCCCTTGTAAAGCTGAGAAACCATTTCAAAGCCCCTACTAAAGATGCCATATCTGCAGCCAAAACATGCTATTCACCTAGCATAATTTCAATCGAGGGTCTGAAGGAGTCTGATATTGAAGAGGTCGGCCAGACTACATACGAAGGCGGACATCATACGGTATATCAACATGAGATGTTCGAGTTTGAAATCAGCAACGTTTCAAGAGCATTTACGCATGATTTTCTTCACACACATCCTTTTTACAACACCTCGCAGGGTAGCCAGAGGTACGTCCGTCTGAGAGAACCCAAAGCCACTCTCCCACCCTTCCATAACAAAAACGCAGAATCTATCTTCAAAAAAGCTATCTTGCGTTCATATGAAGCCTATGATGAAATAACAAACATTCTAATCCAGTACGTAACTAGTCAATATCGGACAAAAGTATCTGCAGACAAGCTGGCAGTTAAGGCAGAACGTGAGATACGGGAGAAGGCGATGGAGGCTGCAAGGTACGCACTGAGCATAGCTGCACACACTCATCTGGTTCATACGATTGACGGTGTGACACTCTGGAGGTACTTCAAGATGAAAAATCTGACATGGGAAGCTAATATCGTCGTTTCAAAGATGATCGAAGAGGTCAAATCAGTTGACCCCAGATTTACAATGTTTGCAGAGAAAGAAGGCGCATATTCAATAGAACGATCTCGAGAAACATCGTTTAAAGGTGCAAAGTACGGCGACGATTTTGTGCAGGAGTTCGATAGATCGCTCCAAGGCAAAAGCTCAAAGCTCGTCGGATGGTCTGAAAATGCGGAAGAAACAATAGCAGATGCCGTAAGGCAGGTGTTGGGCTTGCCAAGGTCCGAGATATCTGACGAAGATGCCATAGATTTGGTGCTGAACCCTGCAAAGAATCCTTACCTAATTGACACCGTTAATCTATCCATAGTTTCCCCATTAGCGAGGGTTCTGAACCATGCTCAATACACCTTCAAGAAGAAGATTTCTCATACTGCAGATTCTCAAGATCAGAGGCACAGAACCATTCCAGGATCAAGGCCTCTGACATTCGCAGTAAACACTACAAAACCAGATTACATCACGCCAGAGATAATAAAAAGGTGCACAGAAGCCCACAATTTGTACAAGGAACACATGGAAGAACTCTGGGAGGAGAAGAACAGGCTCCTTGAGGAAGTTCCTTACGAATACGCCTCCTATGTCCTGCCGAACGGCTTGGCAGTGCGCTTCTCAGCAACAGGCTCCCTACTGCATCTGTGGTACAAGTTCACCAACAGGTCGTGCTTGAGGGCAGAAGAAGAAATCTGGCGGGTTACAATGGAAGAAATGGAACAAATCAATTTCGTGCATAGGAATCTGGGCAAGTATCTCGGCCCTCCGTGCTTTGTAAGGAAGATGGCTTACAACAACAGGGAAGTTTCTGAAGATGTTGGAAAGGTGAAGTACTGCAATCAAGGCAAGCTGTACTGCAGGCAACCAGTGTGGACTTTCTACCCCAAGGTTACCATAGAGAACATACTTAGAGTTTAG
- a CDS encoding TrmB family transcriptional regulator — protein MAAKDLAMLLKDSFKLSLYESRAYVALLQGASDPKGISRFGRIPLPRIYDTLRSLEDKGFLARNGEGYVPVSPKVALQGRLQQFESEFQQDKTARIDTMQQLLQKLKVQRREELAGEVAMLRGINNIANRFSDVFARSNSVILTVRKSFEARELFMRYVYLEATSKKKIRIIVPAELKIPEVEFSTLAKMGIEIKKHEDILLDLMVSDTDDVMIGVPDPLSDEPFHAIAMWTRNPSFAQSLRSSLGDLWRKAKKV, from the coding sequence TTGGCAGCAAAAGACCTTGCGATGCTTCTCAAAGACTCTTTCAAGCTGAGTCTTTACGAATCAAGGGCATATGTCGCTCTGCTGCAGGGAGCATCAGACCCAAAGGGCATTTCAAGGTTTGGTAGAATACCTCTTCCAAGGATATATGACACACTTAGAAGCTTAGAGGACAAGGGTTTTCTCGCTAGGAACGGAGAAGGATACGTTCCTGTAAGTCCGAAGGTTGCGCTTCAAGGAAGATTGCAGCAGTTTGAATCTGAGTTTCAGCAGGACAAGACTGCAAGGATAGATACCATGCAACAGCTTTTACAGAAACTTAAGGTTCAACGCAGGGAAGAGCTTGCTGGAGAGGTTGCAATGCTAAGAGGAATAAACAACATTGCAAACAGGTTTTCCGATGTTTTCGCTAGATCTAACTCTGTAATCCTGACTGTACGGAAATCTTTCGAAGCTAGAGAGCTCTTTATGCGATATGTCTACCTCGAAGCTACAAGTAAGAAAAAAATTAGGATTATCGTACCTGCAGAGCTTAAGATACCAGAGGTCGAGTTTTCCACGCTTGCTAAGATGGGAATTGAAATAAAGAAGCATGAAGACATCCTTCTTGACCTAATGGTTTCTGATACGGACGATGTCATGATAGGTGTTCCAGACCCTCTTTCCGATGAACCTTTTCATGCAATCGCCATGTGGACAAGGAATCCATCGTTTGCTCAATCGCTGAGAAGTTCGCTTGGCGATCTATGGAGGAAAGCCAAGAAGGTTTGA
- a CDS encoding extracellular solute-binding protein: METEDTSPKVRLNMADNAQKVSRRKFLTYLGIAGAGAAIGGAVYLNMGSPQQVNQPPARKPLTIAEPKNPQNFTPDEYYEFIRWLQSVSDKVAGKQIRVALEAEVGPRALFRNKVDFDTATGVNSLFEFDIYQNNLAKTLLAVTTKSPTFDVMNIDIANVGRFKEHLIPIEELMKQFPDLTYPKLNLDDFERTIWNASAKYPPDLSFAPYNKTYPGTAVQLPQETPIMIRFYRKDIYQNEKRSLPVTWDEYLEDAKYFNKPEKAEFGTVCMSARFPSIIMEWHNMLYSFGGKLWNFNDDGSITSDVDSEQAIASLEYYVKLHEYAEPTSKFYAWAPAADAMKLGRAVNMINYTEFAADMDVQGESVVVRKIGFDKNPKGAAGQSHHYSGAGLGIPKYSRNPAAAWLFLQWATAAATQVITSLDPLALAVPTRRSVFSHPQVQRLISEGTIRHFNVARDILDQGTMNFKPGFPNWDVAEGILMTNLNNSVIGEMTPRQALKEAKAYIETRGPFGF, translated from the coding sequence ATGGAGACTGAAGACACTTCTCCAAAAGTCAGATTGAACATGGCAGATAATGCGCAAAAGGTCTCTCGCAGAAAGTTTCTGACGTATTTGGGAATTGCAGGGGCTGGTGCAGCAATAGGAGGGGCGGTGTATCTTAACATGGGATCGCCACAACAAGTAAATCAACCTCCAGCACGCAAACCTCTAACCATCGCAGAACCCAAGAACCCACAGAACTTCACACCAGATGAGTATTACGAATTTATCAGATGGTTGCAGTCGGTATCGGATAAGGTAGCTGGCAAGCAAATACGCGTTGCGTTAGAGGCTGAAGTAGGGCCAAGGGCGCTGTTCAGGAACAAGGTCGATTTTGACACAGCTACAGGGGTAAATTCACTATTCGAGTTCGATATCTACCAGAACAACTTGGCAAAGACCTTGCTTGCAGTTACAACAAAATCTCCCACCTTTGATGTTATGAATATTGACATAGCCAACGTGGGAAGGTTCAAGGAACATCTTATCCCAATAGAAGAGCTGATGAAGCAGTTTCCCGACCTCACCTATCCAAAACTGAATCTTGACGATTTTGAGCGTACTATATGGAATGCCAGTGCAAAATATCCACCTGATCTTAGTTTTGCACCCTACAACAAGACGTATCCAGGTACTGCAGTTCAGCTGCCGCAAGAAACCCCAATTATGATACGTTTCTACAGAAAAGACATCTACCAAAACGAGAAAAGATCGCTACCAGTAACATGGGACGAATACCTTGAGGATGCCAAATATTTCAACAAACCCGAAAAAGCGGAGTTTGGAACGGTCTGCATGTCAGCAAGGTTTCCGTCCATAATCATGGAATGGCACAATATGCTCTATTCGTTTGGCGGTAAGTTGTGGAACTTCAACGATGATGGCTCTATTACAAGTGATGTGGATAGTGAACAAGCTATCGCATCTTTAGAGTATTATGTGAAGCTACATGAATATGCTGAACCTACGTCAAAATTCTATGCTTGGGCTCCCGCTGCAGACGCTATGAAACTTGGCCGAGCTGTCAACATGATAAACTATACGGAATTTGCTGCTGACATGGACGTGCAGGGAGAATCTGTTGTGGTAAGAAAGATTGGGTTTGACAAAAACCCAAAGGGTGCAGCTGGGCAATCGCACCATTACTCTGGTGCAGGATTGGGAATTCCTAAGTATTCTAGAAACCCGGCAGCCGCTTGGCTCTTCCTCCAATGGGCTACCGCTGCGGCAACGCAGGTGATCACTTCACTCGACCCTCTAGCCCTGGCAGTTCCTACAAGGAGGAGCGTGTTTTCGCATCCTCAAGTACAAAGGTTGATCAGTGAAGGAACGATAAGGCATTTCAATGTTGCCAGAGACATTCTTGATCAGGGCACTATGAACTTTAAACCTGGTTTTCCAAACTGGGATGTTGCTGAAGGGATACTTATGACAAATCTCAACAATTCTGTTATAGGCGAGATGACTCCACGCCAAGCGCTGAAAGAGGCAAAGGCGTACATCGAAACTAGAGGGCCGTTTGGCTTCTAA
- a CDS encoding DUF655 domain-containing protein, with protein MSSISVPKKYEEFAYVLDFIPHGRSTIIKGREGPIVQGIGEERLTLLEILATEDASFQGGERIAIGKEGRSKIISVLGKLSYEELTQEAKNELADVIETIVKSNEVKYVSYFNELQAVTPRLHALELIPGIGKTFMLEIVKQRDRQPFTSFDDLQKRVGIREPAKAVAKRILEEISGGSRINLFVRR; from the coding sequence ATGAGTAGTATATCAGTGCCCAAGAAGTACGAAGAATTCGCCTACGTTCTTGATTTCATCCCTCACGGACGTTCCACTATAATAAAAGGCAGAGAAGGCCCCATAGTCCAAGGCATTGGAGAAGAGCGTCTAACATTGCTGGAGATTCTGGCGACGGAGGACGCATCCTTTCAAGGAGGGGAGCGTATAGCCATAGGGAAGGAAGGACGATCTAAGATAATCAGCGTATTGGGTAAGCTCAGCTATGAGGAACTGACGCAGGAAGCCAAGAACGAACTTGCGGACGTGATAGAAACTATTGTGAAGTCTAACGAAGTTAAGTACGTTTCATATTTCAATGAACTGCAGGCGGTTACTCCAAGGCTGCACGCTTTAGAGCTCATACCGGGAATAGGAAAGACCTTCATGCTGGAAATAGTCAAGCAGAGGGATAGGCAACCATTTACCAGCTTCGACGACCTACAGAAGAGGGTGGGGATAAGGGAACCAGCCAAAGCAGTTGCTAAGAGGATACTCGAAGAGATAAGCGGAGGCTCCAGAATAAACCTCTTTGTCAGAAGGTAG
- a CDS encoding RNA polymerase Rpb4: protein MKEIRSKRTVSVAEVKEILGNLDVAKIDQLQKRTQDYVEKFAKTDSKDAHSAINKLVKECKLTEEEAAELVNVIPKTAAELRVFTAGWKKLFPADTMDKIHGILKELS from the coding sequence TTGAAGGAAATTAGATCAAAAAGGACTGTTTCAGTGGCAGAAGTTAAAGAGATACTTGGAAACCTTGATGTTGCAAAAATCGATCAGTTGCAGAAAAGGACTCAGGATTACGTGGAGAAGTTTGCGAAAACAGATTCAAAGGATGCCCATTCCGCGATCAATAAACTTGTCAAAGAATGTAAATTGACTGAGGAAGAGGCTGCTGAACTTGTTAACGTTATTCCAAAGACTGCTGCCGAATTAAGAGTGTTTACTGCAGGGTGGAAGAAACTTTTCCCAGCGGATACTATGGATAAGATTCACGGGATACTAAAAGAGTTAAGTTAA
- a CDS encoding 50S ribosomal protein L21, giving the protein MPVSKGYRRKTRSLLRKRKALTGLSAYLRVYNVGDKVTIVIDPTQPKGMPHRRFQGLVGNVTKVLRRVLEINVKVGNKDRTVIARVEHVKPLVG; this is encoded by the coding sequence GTGCCTGTCAGCAAGGGTTACAGAAGAAAGACAAGAAGCTTGCTCAGAAAGCGAAAGGCTCTGACAGGCCTTTCCGCATACCTTAGAGTTTACAATGTTGGAGACAAGGTAACAATAGTCATCGATCCTACACAGCCAAAGGGGATGCCGCATAGGCGCTTTCAGGGGTTGGTTGGGAACGTTACCAAAGTGCTTAGGAGGGTGTTGGAGATCAACGTTAAGGTCGGGAATAAGGACAGAACCGTTATAGCGAGGGTTGAGCACGTAAAGCCTCTGGTGGGTTAG
- a CDS encoding proteasome assembly chaperone family protein, whose product MVKIELIPDIDFKGKKLITGFHGIGATGYWTIKFFVQQLKPERIAFIDTDATAPISSTSGGKVVTPYELYQKDDLVFMKAEVVPSRGLEMKFFRELCNLIINKKFSEVALIGGLDASLRTDPKITFKYVRTSAYKPKGIIAQGNFLEDDKIIVGPVALMLNHFEIRNFPAFAILPYASVERIDPRAASEAARVLGSYFKFDIEIGSLIKGAEVIESEMAALETKVKGTTKESIYT is encoded by the coding sequence ATGGTAAAAATAGAACTCATACCTGACATCGATTTCAAGGGAAAGAAGCTAATCACGGGCTTTCACGGAATAGGCGCAACAGGGTATTGGACGATAAAGTTCTTTGTACAACAGCTAAAGCCTGAACGGATAGCATTCATAGATACTGATGCTACGGCGCCAATATCATCTACTTCCGGAGGAAAAGTCGTCACTCCCTATGAACTGTACCAAAAAGATGATCTGGTCTTCATGAAGGCTGAAGTCGTCCCATCGAGAGGGTTGGAAATGAAATTCTTCAGAGAGCTTTGCAATCTGATAATTAATAAGAAGTTTTCAGAAGTTGCCCTTATTGGGGGGCTGGACGCATCGCTCCGAACAGATCCGAAGATAACTTTCAAGTACGTCCGTACAAGCGCGTACAAGCCCAAAGGGATCATTGCGCAGGGTAATTTTCTGGAAGATGACAAGATTATCGTGGGCCCTGTAGCCCTGATGCTCAATCACTTTGAAATCAGGAACTTTCCGGCATTTGCGATACTCCCTTATGCCTCTGTAGAAAGAATCGACCCTAGAGCAGCATCGGAAGCGGCAAGGGTTCTCGGAAGTTATTTCAAATTTGATATCGAAATTGGCTCTCTGATCAAGGGAGCAGAGGTCATAGAATCGGAGATGGCTGCCTTGGAAACTAAGGTCAAGGGAACTACAAAGGAATCAATATACACCTAA